Part of the Pedobacter roseus genome is shown below.
TTATGTCAAGAAAATCAATCCTCAGGCCAGTAATAAAAAGATTATTAGCATCGGAAGATGGAGCGTTGTGGCGGGTTGTATATTTGCCGTTATTGTTGTGCTGGCGATCGATAACATTAAAGGATTGAATCTGTTCGATGTGTTTCAATCCGTTTTGGGTTTTATTGCCCCGCCACTTTCAGTAGTATTCCTGCTTACCGTTTTCTGGAAAAAAACCACGAGAAAAGCAGTAAACTTCACGCTTTCTATTGGCTCAATCTTGAGTTTAGGCATAGGGGTAACTTATCTGTGGATTTTGCCCTCAAACAAATTTCCCTTTTGGCCACACTATTTAATGCTGTCCTTTTTCATTTTCGCCGGCTTATTGATCATCGCCATCCTGATTTCATTGCTGGATCGATCACCTAGCATTTATACGGTTAATGAAGAACATCAGGCCAATATAGAAAAACCGGCCAAATCGGTTTGGATTTCGTGGATTGCTTTGGCCATCGTGATGGTTGCACTTTATATCTTCTTTAACGGACATTAAAATTAGAAGGATCGTCATTCCCAACCCGATAGCTATCGGGTCGATTGGGAATCGTAAAGCAAAGCATTTGTCCATTAAGATTTCCGCCTGCGCGGGAACGACGCACAAATTAAAAATGAAAGTAATAAATGAATCACAGATGAAAAGGATACACACAGATATAAAAATCCGTGTTTATCAGTGTCAATCTGTGGCTAAAAATTCAACAATATGAAAACCCTAAAAAAGCTAATTCTCCTAATCATTTTCAGTGGCTCCGTAGTCCAGCTCTTCGCCCAAAAGGCCTCCTGGATTTGGTATCCTGGCGATTTCGATATTTACATGAGTAATGTAATGCAGAACCGCAGAACAGAAAGAGGCTCCTTTTTTCCCGTATTCTGGAAAATGGACAGTCACTATGTTTTGGTCGATTTTCATAAAGAATTTAACCTTACGCAACCCGAAGAAGTTAAACTTTTTGTAGAAGGTACTTACAATGTAAAAATTGATGGTCAGGCCATTTCCGGTTTTCCAAAAAGCATCCAAATTCCTGCCGGAAAGCATAAATTGAGCTTAAAAGTTTACAATCAGGCACATGTTCCCGCAATTTTTGTACAGGGCAAAACTGTGGTATCAGACGAAACCTGGCTCACCACTTTTGAAGACAAAGAATGGATTGATGCCAGCGGGAAAACTTCCGATAAATCGGGGACCACATTTGTTTCTGCTGGTTCGTGGAACTTAAACGATCCGAACCAATTGCCTTCGCAATTTAAATTGCCGGTTGTCGCACAATCTGCGGTAAAATCCGAAAAAATCAATAACGGTGCAATCTCTGATTTTGGCAAAGAAACCTTTGGTTTTATAAAAGTACATGGCTTGAAAGGAAAAGGAAGCCTGAATATTTATTATGGAGAATCAAAAGAAGAGGCCTTGTCGACCGAAAAATGCGAAACTTTAGATTACCTGGATATCGACCTCGCTCAGAAAAAGGATTCCATTATGCCGCTTTCCAAAGCGTTCAGATATGTGAATTTTCAACCCGGAAATGGTGTTTCTGCTGATTCCGTTTCCATGTTGTATGAATATGCTCCGGTAACCGAACGCGGAAGTTTTAAATCATCAGATGCTGAATTGAATAAGATATACGATGTAGCCAAATACACCTTCCACTTAAACACAAGGGAGTTTTTTATCGATGGCATAAAACGCGACAGATGGGTTTGGAGCGGAGATGCTTATCAAAGCTACCTGATGAATTATTATTCGTTTTTTGATGCACCAACAGTAAAAAGAACCTTATTGGCACAGCGTGGTAAAGATCCGGTAACGGCGCACATCAATACCATCATGGATTATTCTTTCTATTGGTTTTTAGGGATTTATGATTACTACAAATTCACTGGCGACAAAAAGTTTGTGCAGGATGTTTACCCTCGCATGCAATCGCTAATGACTTATATTGATGGTAGAAAAAATAAAAATGGTTTACTGGAATGGATGCCTGGTGATTGGATTTTTATTGATTGGGCCGATAAATTGAGCAAAGATGGCGAGGTAAGTTTCGAACAGCTATTATATGCCAGAAGTTTAGAAACCATGGCTTTATGTGCCAAATTAGCCAATGATACAGAGGGTGCTGCCAAATATGATCAGCAGGCAAAAGAACTGAAAGCAAAAATCTTTGAACTTTACTGGAATCAGCAAAAAAATGCCTTAGTGCATAGCCGAATTGACGATAAACAGACTGATAACGTAACCCGGTATGCAAATATGTTCGGTATTTTCTTTGATTATTTTAGCCCGGAACAAAAATTAGCCGTTAAAGCAAATGTACTCTTAAACGATAAAGTAGCCAAAATTACCACGCCTTACATGCGTTTTTATGAATTGGAAGCCCTTTGCGCCATGGGCGAGCAACCTTATGTTTTAAAGGAAATGAAAAACTATTGGGGTGGCATGTTAAAATTGGGCGCCACTTCTTTTTGGGAAGAATATAATCCAGATAAAAAAGGCACTGAACACTTGGCGATGTATGGCCGCCCGTTTGGGAAAAGCCTTTGCCATGCCTGGGGAGCCAGTCCTATTTATTTATTGGGAAAATATTATTTGGGCGTTCAGCCAGCCACGCCAGGTTATGAAACTTATACCATCGAACCAAACTTAGGCGGGCTAGTGTGGATGGAGGGCAAAGTGCCTACCGCTAATGGTGATATCGCTGTGTATTGCAGTAAAAAAGAAATCAGGGTTTCTTCTGCAACCGGAATTGGTAAATTAAGGTTTAAAAGTAAATCGAAGCCGGTTGTTAAAGGTGCAGCAATAAAAGAGCTTTCGAAAGGCGTTTTTGAAGTGATGATTGAAAAGGGCAGGGAATATGAGGTAAGATA
Proteins encoded:
- a CDS encoding alpha-L-rhamnosidase-related protein — translated: MKTLKKLILLIIFSGSVVQLFAQKASWIWYPGDFDIYMSNVMQNRRTERGSFFPVFWKMDSHYVLVDFHKEFNLTQPEEVKLFVEGTYNVKIDGQAISGFPKSIQIPAGKHKLSLKVYNQAHVPAIFVQGKTVVSDETWLTTFEDKEWIDASGKTSDKSGTTFVSAGSWNLNDPNQLPSQFKLPVVAQSAVKSEKINNGAISDFGKETFGFIKVHGLKGKGSLNIYYGESKEEALSTEKCETLDYLDIDLAQKKDSIMPLSKAFRYVNFQPGNGVSADSVSMLYEYAPVTERGSFKSSDAELNKIYDVAKYTFHLNTREFFIDGIKRDRWVWSGDAYQSYLMNYYSFFDAPTVKRTLLAQRGKDPVTAHINTIMDYSFYWFLGIYDYYKFTGDKKFVQDVYPRMQSLMTYIDGRKNKNGLLEWMPGDWIFIDWADKLSKDGEVSFEQLLYARSLETMALCAKLANDTEGAAKYDQQAKELKAKIFELYWNQQKNALVHSRIDDKQTDNVTRYANMFGIFFDYFSPEQKLAVKANVLLNDKVAKITTPYMRFYELEALCAMGEQPYVLKEMKNYWGGMLKLGATSFWEEYNPDKKGTEHLAMYGRPFGKSLCHAWGASPIYLLGKYYLGVQPATPGYETYTIEPNLGGLVWMEGKVPTANGDIAVYCSKKEIRVSSATGIGKLRFKSKSKPVVKGAAIKELSKGVFEVMIEKGREYEVRYTN